A single genomic interval of Microbacterium hydrocarbonoxydans harbors:
- the cmk gene encoding (d)CMP kinase — translation MTDFIAIDGPAGSGKSSVSKAVARKLGFGYLDTGSAYRALAWHVLDRGADTADADAVLAAVAEFPVRLGLDPDDRTVTVGEVDVTDAIREPSVSGAVSGVARVPEVREQVNTLFRSLVAEAPYPAVVVEGRDITTVVAPDAPVRILLTAAPEVRAARRAGELAGENAEAVAAALHKRDASDSAVVDFLNAADGVEVVDSTELDFTQTIDAVLAVIERIRGVHHG, via the coding sequence ATGACTGACTTCATCGCGATCGACGGGCCTGCCGGTTCCGGCAAGTCGAGTGTGTCCAAGGCCGTCGCCCGCAAGCTGGGCTTCGGCTACCTCGACACCGGCTCCGCGTACCGGGCGCTGGCATGGCACGTCCTCGACCGCGGCGCCGACACGGCGGATGCCGATGCGGTGCTCGCCGCCGTCGCCGAGTTCCCCGTGCGCCTCGGCCTCGACCCCGACGACCGCACGGTCACGGTCGGAGAAGTCGACGTCACGGACGCGATCCGTGAGCCGTCGGTCTCCGGCGCCGTCAGCGGTGTCGCCCGTGTGCCCGAGGTGCGCGAGCAGGTCAACACGCTCTTCCGGTCGCTCGTCGCGGAGGCGCCCTACCCGGCCGTCGTCGTCGAGGGCCGCGACATCACCACCGTCGTTGCGCCGGATGCGCCCGTGCGCATCCTGCTCACGGCCGCACCCGAGGTGCGCGCCGCACGACGTGCCGGCGAGCTCGCCGGCGAGAACGCCGAGGCCGTCGCCGCCGCATTGCACAAGCGCGACGCATCCGACAGCGCCGTCGTCGACTTCCTGAACGCCGCGGACGGCGTCGAGGTCGTCGATTCGACGGAGCTCGATTTCACACAGACCATCGACGCCGTCCTCGCGGTGATCGAACGAATCCGAGGAGTACACCATGGCTGA
- a CDS encoding prephenate dehydrogenase — protein MTDTTSAPAGTPSSGAPRIAARLSGTVRVVGAGLLGASIGHALRAKGIDVVLADTSPAQLRLAIDYGAGRAATEGDAPALVVVAVPPDVTADVIEAELARFPDAVVTDVASVKLEPFRTLQSRGVDLTRYIGSHPLAGRERGGAISARADLFIGRPWVVCRDAETTASDLSLVEALALDVGAMPLEMTPEEHDRSVALTSHVPQVVASLLAARLAVADEGALRLSGQGVRDTTRIAASAPELWVQILGANAEPVVEILDALAADLREVSEALRAPEAPGARRVVAETIRQGNDGVERLPGKHGQNQRFESLVVMVDDTAGQLGRLFGELGELGVNVEDLRLEHSPGAQFGLAEISVDPAALHGAITGLQERGWRIAGTTND, from the coding sequence GTGACCGATACGACGAGTGCGCCTGCGGGCACTCCGAGTTCCGGCGCGCCCCGGATCGCCGCCCGTCTGTCCGGAACAGTCCGCGTCGTCGGCGCCGGCCTGCTGGGCGCGAGCATCGGGCATGCCCTGCGCGCCAAGGGGATCGACGTGGTCCTCGCCGACACCTCGCCCGCCCAGCTGCGTCTCGCGATCGACTACGGCGCCGGTCGCGCCGCGACGGAAGGCGATGCGCCAGCGCTGGTCGTCGTGGCCGTGCCGCCGGATGTCACCGCTGACGTCATCGAGGCGGAACTCGCTCGTTTCCCGGATGCCGTGGTCACCGACGTGGCGAGCGTCAAGCTCGAGCCGTTCCGCACGCTGCAGAGCCGCGGCGTCGACCTCACCCGGTACATCGGCTCGCACCCCCTCGCGGGGCGTGAACGCGGGGGAGCGATCTCGGCACGTGCCGACCTGTTCATCGGACGGCCGTGGGTCGTCTGCCGCGATGCCGAGACCACGGCATCCGATCTCTCGCTCGTCGAAGCGCTGGCGCTCGACGTCGGGGCGATGCCGCTGGAGATGACCCCGGAGGAGCACGACCGATCGGTCGCGCTGACCTCTCACGTGCCGCAGGTCGTCGCGAGCCTGCTCGCCGCACGCCTCGCCGTGGCAGATGAGGGCGCGCTGCGCCTGTCAGGGCAGGGTGTACGCGACACGACGCGCATCGCGGCATCCGCTCCCGAACTGTGGGTGCAGATCCTGGGCGCGAATGCGGAGCCGGTCGTGGAGATCCTCGATGCCCTCGCCGCCGACCTCCGCGAGGTCTCCGAGGCGCTGCGCGCACCGGAGGCGCCCGGCGCCCGGCGCGTGGTGGCCGAGACGATCAGGCAGGGCAACGACGGTGTCGAGCGGCTCCCGGGCAAGCACGGCCAGAACCAGCGGTTCGAATCGCTCGTCGTCATGGTCGACGACACGGCCGGTCAGCTCGGACGACTCTTCGGCGAACTCGGAGAGCTCGGGGTGAACGTGGAGGATCTGCGTCTCGAGCACTCGCCCGGCGCGCAGTTCGGGCTGGCTGAGATCAGCGTCGACCCTGCGGCATTGCACGGGGCGATCACCGGACTCCAGGAACGCGGATGGCGGATTGCAGGTACCACCAATGACTGA
- a CDS encoding pseudouridine synthase, which yields MSGFEAPEGVRLQKVLAAAGVASRRVVEQYIVEGRIRVNGETVTELGRRVDPETDLIDVDGTAVQLDVSKRYVILNKPTGVVSSMRDENGRPDLRGFTEDYEERLYNVGRLDAETSGLLVLTNDGELAHVLAHPSFGVTKVYIAKVEGAVTAQTISKLTKGIELDDGPIAADKARLLDTSRGSSLVELTLHSGRNRIVRRMLAAVGHPVTELVRRQFGPLHLGTLPVGKARELTKIELGALLTLSRRDSGVAAAPGEQQENE from the coding sequence ATGAGCGGCTTCGAGGCACCTGAGGGCGTCCGCCTGCAGAAGGTACTGGCGGCGGCGGGCGTGGCTTCACGCCGCGTCGTCGAGCAGTACATCGTCGAAGGGCGCATCCGCGTCAACGGCGAGACCGTGACGGAACTCGGGCGTCGGGTGGATCCGGAGACCGACCTGATCGATGTCGACGGCACTGCCGTGCAGCTCGACGTCTCGAAGCGCTACGTGATCCTGAACAAGCCGACCGGTGTGGTCAGCAGCATGCGGGACGAGAACGGACGGCCCGACCTCCGCGGGTTCACCGAGGACTACGAGGAGCGCCTCTACAACGTCGGCCGACTGGATGCCGAGACGAGCGGCCTGCTGGTGCTGACAAACGACGGGGAGCTCGCGCACGTGCTCGCGCATCCGTCCTTCGGGGTCACCAAGGTCTACATCGCGAAGGTCGAGGGCGCCGTCACGGCACAGACCATCTCGAAGCTCACGAAGGGCATCGAGCTCGACGACGGACCGATCGCGGCTGACAAGGCGCGACTGCTCGACACCTCTCGCGGATCCAGCCTCGTGGAACTCACGCTGCATTCGGGCCGCAATCGCATCGTGCGCCGGATGCTCGCGGCGGTCGGTCACCCGGTCACCGAGCTCGTCCGGCGCCAGTTCGGCCCTCTCCACCTGGGAACCCTCCCGGTTGGGAAGGCCCGCGAACTGACTAAAATCGAACTGGGCGCGCTCTTGACTCTGTCGCGCCGTGATTCCGGTGTCGCCGCGGCGCCAGGCGAGCAGCAGGAGAACGAGTGA
- the scpB gene encoding SMC-Scp complex subunit ScpB: protein MTDDMTDVVAEEVGRETPLSERIEAILLIIDEPIGLVALAAAVGSPVAAVRQTIETLVDDYDGKGQGPRRGFELREVGGGWRLYVREDHDDVVAEFVGGQAPARLSQAALETLAVIAYKQPVTRSQVASIRAVNVDSVVRTLLARGLITELFADSETGAINYGTTDALLQHLGINSLDELPPISPLLDDGADGFDEGTIR from the coding sequence ATGACCGATGACATGACAGATGTGGTTGCGGAAGAGGTCGGGCGCGAGACGCCTCTCTCCGAGCGGATCGAAGCGATCCTGCTGATCATCGACGAGCCGATCGGCCTCGTCGCTCTCGCCGCGGCGGTGGGGTCGCCGGTCGCAGCCGTACGACAGACGATCGAGACACTCGTCGACGACTACGACGGCAAGGGGCAGGGGCCGCGCCGCGGATTCGAGCTGCGCGAGGTCGGCGGCGGATGGCGGCTGTACGTCCGTGAGGACCACGACGACGTGGTCGCCGAGTTCGTCGGCGGGCAGGCGCCGGCACGACTGTCGCAGGCCGCTCTCGAGACTCTCGCCGTCATCGCGTACAAGCAGCCGGTGACGCGCAGCCAGGTGGCCTCCATCCGTGCGGTGAACGTGGACTCCGTGGTGCGCACGCTGCTCGCGCGCGGACTCATCACCGAGCTCTTCGCGGATTCCGAGACCGGCGCGATCAACTACGGCACCACCGATGCGCTGCTGCAGCACCTGGGTATCAACTCGCTCGACGAGCTGCCCCCGATCTCTCCGCTGCTCGATGACGGCGCAGACGGCTTCGATGAGGGGACCATCCGGTGA
- the der gene encoding ribosome biogenesis GTPase Der, whose translation MADDEYEGGPDQLAEKMESLDEQLAEARAETLRAGLADYDLDDEDAALLAGITMGEDGIQFYPALPVVAIVGRPNVGKSALVNRILGRREAVVEDTPGVTRDRVTYKAEWADRRFSLVDTGGWEPDARGIDRSVAAQAEVAIDLADVVLFVVDAMVGATSTDEHVVKLLRKSGKPVFLVANKIDDARQEPEAAALWNLGLGEPHPVSAIHGRGVADLLDALLKTLPDVSAVAKAEIGGPRRVAILGRPNVGKSSLLNKAAGEERVVVNDLAGTTRDPVDEIVELGGKLWRLVDTAGIRRRVHMAQGADFYASLRTSAALEKAEVAVVVLDVSETISEQDVRIIDLVLESGRALVLAFNKWDRLNDDDLENADRRRYLEREIEQDLAHVAWAPRVNISAKTGRHLDKLVPALETAIENWDRRIPTGKFNAFLAELVAEHPHPLRGGKQPRILFGTQASTRPPTFVLFTTGFLDPGYRRFIQRRLRELYEFDGTPIVINMRVREKRQR comes from the coding sequence ATGGCTGACGACGAATACGAAGGCGGCCCCGACCAGCTCGCCGAGAAGATGGAGTCGCTCGACGAGCAGCTCGCCGAGGCGCGCGCGGAGACGCTGCGTGCCGGACTCGCCGACTACGACCTGGACGACGAGGATGCCGCGCTCCTCGCCGGCATCACCATGGGCGAGGACGGGATCCAGTTCTACCCCGCTCTGCCGGTCGTGGCGATCGTCGGACGACCGAACGTCGGCAAGTCCGCCCTCGTGAACCGCATCCTGGGCCGCCGCGAGGCCGTCGTGGAGGACACTCCCGGCGTGACGCGCGACCGCGTGACCTACAAGGCCGAGTGGGCGGACCGCCGGTTCTCGCTCGTCGACACCGGCGGCTGGGAGCCAGACGCCCGCGGCATCGACCGCTCGGTCGCCGCTCAGGCGGAGGTCGCGATCGACCTCGCCGACGTCGTGCTGTTCGTCGTCGACGCGATGGTCGGCGCGACGTCGACCGATGAGCATGTCGTCAAGCTGCTGCGCAAGAGCGGCAAGCCCGTCTTCCTTGTCGCGAACAAGATCGACGACGCCCGCCAGGAGCCCGAGGCCGCTGCACTGTGGAACCTCGGTCTCGGCGAGCCGCACCCGGTCTCCGCGATCCACGGTCGCGGCGTCGCCGACCTGCTCGATGCGCTGCTGAAGACGCTCCCCGATGTGTCTGCTGTGGCCAAGGCCGAGATCGGCGGACCGCGTCGCGTCGCTATCCTCGGGCGTCCGAACGTCGGCAAGTCGTCGCTGCTGAACAAGGCGGCCGGCGAAGAACGCGTCGTCGTCAACGACCTCGCCGGCACCACTCGCGACCCGGTCGATGAGATCGTCGAGCTCGGCGGCAAGCTGTGGCGCCTGGTCGACACCGCCGGCATCCGTCGTCGCGTGCACATGGCGCAGGGGGCCGACTTCTACGCCTCGCTGCGCACATCGGCGGCTCTGGAGAAGGCAGAGGTCGCGGTCGTCGTGCTCGACGTCTCGGAGACCATCAGCGAGCAGGACGTGCGGATCATCGACCTCGTCCTCGAGTCCGGTCGTGCGCTCGTCCTCGCGTTCAACAAGTGGGACCGTCTCAACGACGACGACCTCGAGAACGCCGACCGTCGCCGGTACCTCGAGCGTGAGATCGAGCAGGACCTGGCGCATGTCGCCTGGGCCCCTCGGGTGAACATCTCGGCCAAGACCGGTCGCCACCTCGACAAGCTCGTCCCGGCACTCGAGACCGCCATCGAGAACTGGGATCGTCGTATCCCGACCGGCAAGTTCAACGCCTTCCTGGCCGAACTCGTCGCTGAGCACCCGCATCCGCTGCGTGGAGGCAAGCAGCCGCGCATCCTGTTCGGCACCCAGGCGTCGACCCGACCGCCGACGTTCGTGCTGTTCACGACCGGCTTCCTCGACCCGGGCTACCGCCGCTTCATCCAGCGCCGTCTGCGCGAGCTGTACGAGTTCGACGGCACGCCCATCGTCATCAACATGCGCGTGCGCGAGAAGCGCCAGCGCTGA